ccagagttggagacccctgttttaaacagtttgaaatattaaatcgtttttttcaaggaatatattattaataattttgtcTACTGTAATGTCGCTCCACTACATCTCGTAGCATTAACTGACAAATTAACTACCAGGAATGCACTGATTAACACTTATTCGCTTGTCTATATCACctataaatgtgttctttttaaaaatcacccTGAAAAAAATCGATGAGAGCATTCATTTTTCTCTGccatttttctacttttttttttccccaccagtGAAGCTAGTCACATGACTTTTTACATCAATTTCATTGGCTGATTTATTCTATGACATAACGTTGCTATAAAATCAAGTCCTTTGATAAAGTTGCCTGAAACTTGTACCTTGCACATCACTTTCTACAAAAATAGTATCCCTTTCTACATTATTTTAGCAACATGTAGACTTGTGTCCCCTCAGCTTCAGCCTAGAGAATTGATGTTTAAGCTTTTCTAAGCACTTCTTAATAGACAGACCAGTTCTAATGTAGGGTTAACAAGATGCATACAAAGGGATagtaaagcctttttttttaacccttcttaGAATGACTATTAGGCTGAAATAAGACATCAATACTGGGTCTAGGTGAATGAAAGGCCCTTTGAGGTTTACTGTGGTGGTGACAGATTTCAATTCAAGAAAAGAATGCTCTTAATCGTGGGAAACAGATGGCTAAACAGTGGGATTACTCATCAGTAAACAAGACAGCAATAGAATAGCCCCCTTTGTGTCTATAGCAGGTGAACTGGCACCACATCAAAGCCTATTGCAGTGAGCAAATGCATTAGATCAcctcatttatatcctttatatacctacctacATGAAAGCCTCAGTGATATAGAAatgcacttgtgtgaaaatgttagacaaaTGTGTGCTTTATTTAGGCATttcaaacagcttttaaaaagtctcatgcattttaccagatgtggctatgtgttccttttctcttcctATTGTAAATAGATGTGTGACCTaataaagtcatcaattaaattagacaattactaatttgcctatttttcagttacagtggtttgattcgATATGTACAACAaatcaatacagaagcaatggggtgttcgaATACATTTGCACATTGTTATACAGattacagtgctaccctgttataactTGACCTGTTCTAgtgtggaatcggttataacacggtaaggtCGTGCCTCCCacttcccccataatgcaatttgacttgcAAACACtgggtgaacgttccagataCTTTAAGTGAGCCTGGTGATGTTATCGTGAATTATGTTAGGATACATTGTAATAGGAACTCAAAAAAACCTACAACACTgtgattttaatttattgttgtttttaccgTATTTAAATGCATTGAAGTTGAAATTGAGACAAATAGTACTTATAAAGCTTCcctgcttgcactgtatttttttttctaaaagtaaaaacaaactgtccgttaatgttataaaacaaatatgaaacaatacaagtgtgtataaatGTCCCTGGaatctgtgttatttatttacagtttacaacattataaaaaatagacaaattaaataagagtggtgtaaactttaaactggtggaatagcagtttctattatactgtatatattgtaacgacccaggaGTTATACTGTTGCAGGACTGGTCTCTGGatcctgttgtttgtttgtgtgtgtgtgtgtgtgtgtgtgtgtgtacgtgtgtttgTTGGTTAGCAGGGAAGAGATAAGCCTGCCTCAGCACGGGCAGAGCTgagtgagacaagctgctgtgtgaatgtgctgctgtgaaagTGCAAGgctgtttgttgttttagtgTGGCCTAGGCTAACGGGCCGGGAATAATCATCATTAAACcgtggcttgtgggcattgtaaattaTTTTGGGAACAAAAAATGCCAATATTATTTATAAGACGAAACAGAAATAGCGTgatctcctaattatggaccccgacaaccaGATTATAACAGTGTAACACTGTACTTAATAAGTTCATTACAAGATGGTCTTGCTTAAAGGAGACAGAACCACTAGTTCAATATCCATGTTCTTGTTTAATCACAgaccccttttttgttttttatatatctgCAGATTTCTTGAGCACGACGTTACAGAGTGTAAATCAAATTGAATCTTCCAAGGTACCTAGTTGTTTCAGAGAATTGATCCCCTTTTTTCTGAAGTCTGCAATCATTCAGAGCGTTTCTGACTGCAATTGCTCTACGTCTGTGTTAAGATGCTATCGCTgaagttcaggagctgctcttcagttctaattgCCTGCCATAGgcatatgtaacacaggctaaaTCAGTGTGTTCATAGAAGTAACAGCCAGCACTACCTACGTATCTGTGACTTTGGAAAcaagttttgtttagttttgtaggACATTCACAACAGAGTCACATGGagctcactaatataaagacactttggctgatctaggcTATATTACATTTGTCTATGGCAGTCACACTAGAACAAAAGAACCTTAATACAGAgtaatcaaaaactaaaatagacagtgtttgagtaattgcaataagagaATGGTTGCAAACTTCATAAACAGTTAAGAAGACAGTCAAATAAAAAGAATGCTAGAATGCTACtgatgataaagaaaaaaaagtgtttactaTTACTACAATACGTGGCCAAAGTCTGACCTATAGCACAAGAAATTATGAGGTACCaagcatactgtatatcatgctGTATCTGCATTCAGTTAAAATATGCACGGGTCATCTTCACACCAGAACAATAGGGCGACCAATGTCACTAAGAAGCATGGATGGCAAAGTCTTGGCTTGTACTTCTATTTGAATTCAGCTGGCagtcttatttatgtatttactggtTGTTTAACTGCTCATTTTGGTCAGCATTTTGTTGATGGCCTGCTTGACGTGAGTGGTGGAGCTCCGTCTCCGGGTCTTCCCCTGAACCATCTTGCGTCTCCGCACCTCCCTGCAGAGCTCGTGGAAGGCTTCATGGATGCTGCCGTCCCCCGTACAGGCCGAGCACTCGTAGAAGGCACAGGCCAGCTCGGTGGCCAGCTTCTCGCCCTCCTCGGTGCTAACCTGGCGGGAGTGCTCAAGGTCAGCCTTGTTGCCCACCAAGATCAGCGTCACATTCTTGGGCTTCTTGATCTCATCCAGGAAGTTCTTCAGAGGCACGACCTCGTCGAAGCTGCCCCGGTCTGTGATGTCATAGACGATGACAAAGCCCTCACCCCATCTCATGTGACCTTCCCTCTGTAGAAGATCTTCCTGTCGCAGAAAACACACAAAGGGGCGTTAAAGTGTGGTGGGGGTTGTACCACTGAGAGGGGTCTAATGATTCCTCGATGAatcgtgatactttctttacaagATTCTCTACATGATTCCAGATTTCACTATTTCTGTGACAtttacccattgctgtgtaatatgcagttccctgtgaaaatttcTGTTtatgaaagaatagtgtaaatctAGGCATCGTCCTGGTATGGGGAATCCTCTCCTGGAATACTCTAGGTTCCTTGATTACCCTCAAAGCGAATTAAAGCTGTAGActacagatatgttttaaaactggaatCCCTCTACATTAACTATTTCTCATGGGCAGCAGCCATTAGCACGGCACTAGTAAAAACATGACACAGAACAACATTGCCAGCATGAAGGCTAAGCAGCCATGACACAACACAGGTAGAGTTACACGGTGCAGACAGCCCTGTCTGATGAAAGTCATCCTGCACCTTCAAAGACGAAGCTTCAATTAACATTGTGAATGGGGTGAATGTATTAACTCAGAGTGAGCTTTAATGCACAGGGACCTAGATTAAATCACGGCCAGTTGAGATTTCAATTAGCGATGCTAGTTTTGTAGTGGTGATTTGTATTCTGTGTAAACTATTGATATACCACCTTCCTGTGATGAATAAAAATTATGTTGTACCGCAACTGACAGTATATACAGtgtaattataaaaatgattCTATTTATACACGCGCAGAAGGACTGAAGAAGGAAcatgtgtacagctatggccaaaagtgttgcatcaccctatagaatgaactcattttgtttcataaaaaaaaaaaaaaaaaaaaaaaaaaaaatcattgaaaaaccacaaagaaagtgatttctatcatttctaatggttctattgaaagatataaattataaattagagattcatctttataataatacaactaattattacataacatgcataaaatgaaaaataacctgcaagaactaatttcatactttggcAAAAGTATTTGGtcaatcaacatattttgtataaaacccatttgttgctaactgtcatgattgaaaaccaacatctgatgataattatagaataaataaatacataatcatgaagtgctgaaaaataaatcagatatttgtgattcaaaaaagcaacaaaaatggttataactaaaaagtacagtaatgaTCTCAAAATGACAGggatacaactaaatgaaaaagagaaactaccagaaaaatagcagataGACTCAGTTTAgcgaaaagcactgtgtgggatATTACTGACAAACAccggagaacaggaactactgcaactagctggaagaagaatcgttcgagcagcccagcaaaatcctcaaattactgcaaaagatttgacacaagaattgagagaaagTGGTCAAGCAATTcacagtgttaaacatggtggaggttgtgtgatggtataggcttgtttttcttccttgggCTTtggcgacctttgtattgtagaaggttcaatgaatgctgcaaaaaatCACTctcattttgcactctcatttgttacccagtgctagaaggcttattggacaaaAGTGTAAATTCCAGCAGAATAAGCATTCTGCAAAATCTACAAAggattttctgaaaaaaaggaagattacagttatgaattggccatctcagtccccagatgTGAATTCCATTGTGATgctgtggattgacttgaaggctctggtgcaaaaaggaaaccaaagatGCCaagaactggtttcaaaatacaaaaaaagactgcaagctgtaaaggaagcaaagggtgggtaAACAGattactaatgtaagggtgcccaaatacttttgccaAAGTATGACAttcgtttttgcatgttattttccattttatgcATGTTACGTAATAATGTGTacttattataaagctgaatctctactttaatttatatatttcaaaagaacaattagaaattatagaaatcactttctttgtggtttttctcattttctttaatggcccaaatacttttgtctgatACTGCACATAACAAAAAAGCTTAAGCTTTGACGTTGTATGCTAGTTACTAAAACcatgtttcaaatgtatttttaaaatatgaaactgCAGAATAAAATACAGCTGTAGTTGCAAGTCCCACTCACCGGACCAGCTGTGTCAAGTATCTCCATGGTAACAACATCATCATCGATATTCGCTTGATGCCGATAGGTTgactctgaaaataaaataaaaaagaaaacattattacaGCACTAGCTGAAATTGTCCTCAAAAGGTGGAATTTCCatgcatgttgttttattttttatcttgaaacatttgtttgagaaaaatgtcttgtgtaaaatgctttttttgggtttccattcgctcagtttattttactcaagtaacCGGGTTTTTCACCTGACGCCATGCAAATGAAAGGGAAAGgtggggttgatatgtaaattagctatgcataaagtactcatgctgttcccaaaattgccactgcctgctgtatcctgcacaaacttttgtcaacaacaaaatgaggtgttcaggaatcagtggctacCTGTGAGGCAGATGAGGAAGGtcaccagtgttgccaagtctcacgagaaaataAAAGTGTTAGCACCTTTCAAAACAAGTCCAAAACAAGTGGCAACCCATGGTAGAGTAAGAGGATTTTTGCAAATTCCAACCTGCCtctcaaaaaaacaaatccaattccGCTTATTAAAAGCGGACTTGGTAACTGTGAAGGTTAACTCAGCCGCCAGATTCAATTGGACAGCAGAGATCTgaggaggcttgtgctgtcagagattcactcctttcttttaagttgtgttggatttaccgtTGTGTTAAATATTAGTGATggcaacaaataaaacacaatcaatacattcatttgcaattttatttggtcagttctgagtgggcatcaacaacttgttgggtgtttgttgcgctgttttggacGATCGAGTtagctcatgacatccagttcaccaactatatttattaacgtggagggcggACATGTGTTGTCTTCtaacatagctgggatcaaaataaggacaggaattaattcagttagacatttaagcaacAAGGGTATTCCCAAACAGCAGCTTTAATAcaataacaagggcataacgcagttcatcgTAAGtgattttatacagaactgtaaacccacaagatgTATACAatatgacagaccagacacagcaaaatcaataataaaaaaaaaaagccgcccgcattatcattaaggtgaactacaccactgctaaccataaaactgcccatcagccacttactttctgccgtcttggaatccacggaaacaactgacctgctcccttgcaatatttatagtgatgcCACTTAAGGGTAAACAATTTAATTTATACATGAAATGGGGGTTCTCCCAAACATGCATGCACACCCCCATTTTATGTGTAAATtgccccgcatggaaaccccatgaaagaTGCCCAACCCATTAGAATACATTGTAATTGTCATGCCCCTTACCTCTTGTTGTAATTATTGAATCTCTGTAGAGCGAAACATTAAGCATGGCAAACCGCCTATTTAATTAGATTGCTATCCATAGACCCAAAGGGTTTGTCCTCAGAAGTTTGGTAAACCTCTTAATGTCACAGGTACTTATTAGCCTTTAATGATGCTACACAGTGTGCCAGTCTGTCTTTCGTTTTACAAACAGCAAGGTAAATGAGttactagaaataaaacaggagtGTGTGAGAGGCTTTGATGGACTTCTGAAAGACTGACTCACACACAACTGAATTTTAATTAGGTGTGTTACAGCGAGGCAGGAATGCGTTCGACTACACACTGTTAAAATGAACCTTTTGGCTTATTGTTCCCATCTCAATCTTGATAGAAGCCAATGCAGCTCCCATAAACAAGCTTGTATCAATTTATAAATGATGGGAATAAACAGTGCGGTATCTTTTTCCACTTGGCCGGTAAATGTTTTCTTCCTGAAATGTATCACATTGCATAGACTTACTATCTCCAAGAAGACTGGCTGGAACAGCTTGAATtcaccccaaaaataaataaataatccccaAATGTACAAGCAGGAGTGTTCTTTGTTGTTGGCGTAAATGTACAACaggccatctgggacaaaaaatAGTAAACAGGCTGCATAATGAATCAAACAATGATGCTAGTAGATCAATGTGACCTCCACCCACTGCACTGTGtgtacatgtgaaaatgtaaccATAACATATGGGGATACAAGACAGGAAGTCAATAATGTATCGTATCTTCTCTCAGTACAGTAGCTTCTACAAAATGGGATATTTGCATCTTAGTTGCATTTAACCTAGCCTATATTACACTTTTACCTTGTGTTCCTGAGCTTTGCGATGGAAAAGATTACCCATGCTCTCTATGTATATTCCACATgaaaatcatatatattttttaaagcatagtGCATACtttatcaatattttattatctttttttcttgGAGGGGCGTGGGGTGGGTAGGTTACATGTTTAGAAAATAGAATAGCATGACTAACACACACACTTTGTATGTGCCATTATCATGCTATTAGTGAGGGACATGGTTCTATGGAACTCAGAGTTTGGATGCACTGTTAACTTCCCATTCGTGAGGGACATGGCTCTGTGGAACACCGGCTGCATTGACACTCACTATCTTGCCCCTTGTCATACAGATCCTTCTGCTTTCACGTGATTATTGCTGAATCGTTGCACCCAACTCTCACACAGTGCATTGTAGATTAGTATAGTAGGTTTCCTTATTTTACTTTAGCTAATACTttgcaaacatgtgtgtgtgtgtgtgtatatatggctatttatatatgcattattttgGCTGTGTTGCTATTTTATTGAGTATGGTGTTagttaggtctctctttgtattagtgctgcacgaTTGAGATGTTcctgtgctggctgtgctggCCCTGCGGCACAcaatgaataaactaaactaaactaaactaaactaagcATCCT
This window of the Polyodon spathula isolate WHYD16114869_AA chromosome 7, ASM1765450v1, whole genome shotgun sequence genome carries:
- the LOC121318555 gene encoding ras-related and estrogen-regulated growth inhibitor-like, which encodes MAKCAEVKIAVFGRAGVGKSALVVRFLTKRFIWEYDPTLESTYRHQANIDDDVVTMEILDTAGPEDLLQREGHMRWGEGFVIVYDITDRGSFDEVVPLKNFLDEIKKPKNVTLILVGNKADLEHSRQVSTEEGEKLATELACAFYECSACTGDGSIHEAFHELCREVRRRKMVQGKTRRRSSTTHVKQAINKMLTKMSS